A genomic region of Gemmatimonadales bacterium contains the following coding sequences:
- a CDS encoding sigma-70 family RNA polymerase sigma factor, with product MTRRSILVRLRDGNDADRSEAFRVLTAGYWQPISTYIRLAHRRDPDAADDLTQSFFGAAWIKSFFSSYDPERARFRTFLRLCVDRFVLRQAAAERTLKRGGETILTSLEAGNEHPDPADPIDQDVRFHQEFVRNLFTRSVDRLQRELEGRGKHVTFALFDRYDLDSAADASYASLAAEFGLSESTVTNQLHAARRRFREIVLDDLRELAVTEEEFRVDAAQILGIEAP from the coding sequence ATGACGCGACGCTCGATTCTCGTGCGACTCCGCGACGGGAACGACGCCGATCGTTCCGAAGCCTTCCGGGTGCTGACCGCCGGATACTGGCAGCCCATCTCCACCTACATTCGCCTCGCCCATCGACGGGATCCCGATGCCGCCGACGACCTGACCCAGAGCTTTTTCGGGGCGGCCTGGATCAAGTCCTTCTTCTCGAGTTACGACCCCGAGCGAGCCCGGTTTCGCACCTTTCTCCGACTCTGTGTCGATCGCTTCGTGTTGCGCCAGGCCGCGGCCGAGCGCACTCTGAAACGGGGCGGCGAAACTATCCTCACCTCGCTCGAGGCGGGCAACGAGCATCCCGATCCGGCCGACCCGATCGATCAGGACGTACGGTTTCACCAGGAGTTCGTGCGCAACCTGTTCACCCGGTCGGTCGACCGCTTGCAGCGGGAACTCGAGGGCCGCGGCAAGCACGTCACCTTCGCCCTCTTCGATCGCTACGATCTCGACTCGGCGGCCGATGCCAGCTACGCATCACTCGCGGCGGAGTTCGGGTTGTCGGAATCGACGGTTACCAACCAGCTCCATGCCGCGCGACGCCGCTTTCGCGAGATCGTACTCGATGACCTGCGGGAACTGGCCGTCACCGAGGAGGAGTTCCGGGTCGACGCAGCGCAGATCCTCGGAATCGAGGCGCCATGA